CGACGGGGAAGGGTCCGGGCTGCTGGGGATCCGGCGGCGGGTGGCCGCGCTGGACGGCGTGGTGAGTGTGAGCAGTCCCGGCGGGGGGCCGACCAGGATCGTCGTGGAGCTGCCGTGCGTGTGGTGACCGACTGGGGGTGGTGACCGACTGGGGGTGGGGAGGGCGCGGGAGAGCGCGGAGGGTGCGGGAGCGGAGGGGAGTGTGGGAGAGGGAGGTCGCGGTGGGAGCGGCGGCTGGGGGGCTGGGGGCTTGAGGGCTTGCGGGCTGAGGTTGGAGCGCTGGGGGGTTGCGGGTTGGGGCCGGAGACCTGGAGGGGGTAAGGCTGGGGGCTGGGGGCTGGAAGTGGAGGCCCTGGAGGTGCTGGAGGTCCCGGAGGCATGAGGCCTGAAGGCCTGAGGCGTGGGGTGTGAGGCATGTGGCGTGAGGCGTGGGACGCCTGGAGGCCCGTTGGCCCGTTGGCCCGGAGGCCCGGTGGGCGTGTTTCACGTGAAACATGTGCGAAGCCCGCGGGCCCGGCGGCGGAGTCAGGGGAACTCCTGCCGTCGGGCCCGCGGGTTGCGCCGTATCCAGTCCCCACGGGATACGGCGCCGGCGGGGCCGCTGCCCTGAGCGCGGCCCCGGTCTGGGGTGCCGCCCCGGTCCGAGGCACCGTCCTGGTGTTGTCCGGGGAGGGGCCTAGTGGGCGGTGGGGAGGGCCGGTTCGGGCTGTTGGTCGGGCTCGGGCGTGGTCGGCGCCGGGATCTTGTGGCTGAGCTTCTCGCCCTCGACGTCGATGTTCGGGAGGAGGAAGTCCAGCCAGCGGGGGAGGTACCAGGCCTTGTCGCCGAGGAGGGACAGGATCGCCGGGACGATCGCCATGCGGACGACGAACGCGTCGAAGAAGACGGCGATGGCGAGGCCGAAGCCGATCATCTTGATCATCGACTCGCCGGCGCCGATGAAGCCGGAGAACACCGCCATCATGATCAGCGCGGCGGCGACGACGACTCGGGCGCTGTGCCGGAACCCGGAGACCACCGCCTGTCCGGGCCGGTCGCCGTGGACGTACGACTCCCTGATCCGGGAGACGAGGAAGACCTCGTAGTCCATGGCGAGGCCGAAGACGATGCCCACCAGGAAGATCGGCATCAGGCTCATGATCGGGCCGGTCTGCTCCACGCCGAGGAGTTCCGCGCCGTGCCCCTGCTGGAACACCAGGACGACCGAGCCGAGGGCGGCGAGGACGGAGAGGAGGAAGCCGAGGGCCGCCTTGAGGGGCACGAGGAGGGAGCGGAAGACCAGCAGGAGCAGGACGACGGCGAGTCCGACGACCAGGGCGAGGTAGGGGAACAGGGCCGCCTGGACCTTCTCGGCGACGTCGATGTTCAGCGCGGTGGAGCCGGTGACCTCGTAGTGCGCGCCCGCCTTCGCCTCGATGCCGCTCCGCTCGTCGCGGATCAGCTGGACGAGGTCCTTCGTCTTCTCGTCGGTGGGGCTGGTGGACGGGGTGGCGGAGAAGACGGCCGTGTCGCCGGCCTCGTTGAAACGGGCGGGGGAGACGGACACGACGCCGTCGGTGGCCGCGATGTCCTTCGAGATCGTCGCCACGGCCGTCTTCGGGTCGTCGGCGCCCTTCGCGTCCACGACGATGGTCAGCGGTCCGTTGAAGCCGGGTCCGAAGCCGTCGGCGAGGGCGTCGTAGGCGCGGCGCTCGGTGGTGGAGGTCGACTTGGCCTCGTCGCCGGGCATGCCGAGCTGGAGGTCCAGGGCGGGCACGGCGACCGCGCCCAGACCGACGACGCCCAGCAGCAGGACGGGCAGGGGGCGTCGGACGACGAGGCCGGCCCAGCGGCTGCCGCCGTTGTGCGGCTTCAGCGCCTTGCGGCGACTGCGCTTGGAGTTCTTGCGGACGCCCCGGGACAGGACGGCGTTCGGCCAGAAGCCGAGGAGCGCGGGGACCAGGGTCAGGCAGATCAGCACGCCGACGAGGACCGCGCCGGCCGCGGCCAGCCCCATCTTGGTGAGCATCGGGATGCCGACGACCGACAGACCGGCCAGTGCGATCACCACGGTCAGACCGGCGAAGACGACCGCCGAGCCCGCCGTGCCGGCCGCCAGGCCCGCCGCCTCACGGGGCGTGTGGCCCTTGGCGCGTTCCTCGCGGTAGCGGGAGACGACGAACAGGGCGTAGTCGATGCCGCAGGCCAGGCCCAGCATGGTGGCGAGGGTGCCGGTCGTCTCGGACAGGCCGAAGGCCTCGGAGGCCGCCATGATCGTCGCCATGCTCACGCCGACTCCGACGACGGCGGTCAGCAGCGGCAGTCCGGCGGCGGCGAGCGAGCCGAAGGTGAGCAGCAGCACGAGGGCGGCCACGGCGATGCCGATCGCCTCCGCGGAGCCGCCCGCCGACGGCTGGGTGGCCAGCGCGTCCCCGCCGACCTCCACGGTCAGACCCGCGTCCCGGGCCTGGGCTATCGCCGTTTCGAGGTGCTTCTTGGCGGTGTCGGTGAGGTCGGAGGCCTTGGCCTCGAAGGTGACGGTCGCGTAGGCGGTGGTGCCGTCCTCGCTGACGGTCCTGGCCTGGAAGGGGTCGACGGCGGCGGCCACCTGGGACCCGTCGGCGGCCTCGTCGACCAGCTTTTCGACGGCCTTGCGGTTCTCGGCCGCGGTGACCTTCTCGCCGTTCGGCGCGACGAACACGATCCGTGCGCTCGCTCCGTCGGCCGCCGTCCCGGGGAAGCGCTGCTCCAGCAGGTCGAACGCCTTCTGCGACTCGATGCCGGGCATCGTGAAGCCCTCGTCCGAGGCGGTGGGGGCCTTGGCGGCGAGGAAGCCGGCCGCGCCCAGGACGCCCACCCACAACAGGACCACGAACCAGCGCCACCTGTAGGCCGCACGGCCTAGGTGGTAAAGGACAGTTGCCATGGTGGGAGGGCCTCCACATCGGTGGAACGGGGACGTTCGTCTCGGACGTCCTCGCGGACGTTCTTCTCTGGTTGTCCACGATTCCTGCGGGGCCGCGGCGGAACGAGGGGGCGGCCTCCCGGATGAGGGTGTAGCGGGCTACACCATCGGTGACCTGCGTCGCTCGGTTCGGGCGGGGAGTTGTCCACAAGCGCCGAGTTGTCCACAGGGGCTGACGCGGTGCAGGCGTCGGGCTGTACGGTCGGCTCGAATTGATCGGCATGTACGTGTGTGGGGGAGGCGGTCGCTGTGACCGAGGTCGGTGGGGACGTGCGGGGCACGGACGTGGCGGGGGCGGACGGGACGGGCGGGGCCGCGGGTGTGGGGCCGCGCCTTCCCCAGGTGCGGGGATTCGCCGAGTGGCCCGTTCAGGGGGCGGCTTCCCCGAAGGAGACGGGCAAGGCGCTGCGTACCCGGGTGCCGCGGTCTGCGCACGCCGAGTTCGACCTGGACCCCGCCCGCCCTGACGCGGTGACGACGGTCGAGGAGTCCAACCGCGGCCGCATCCCCGGGCTGACGCCGATAAGGGTCGGCCGGATGGCGGCCACCCCCTTCGCGTTCCTGCGCGGCTCCGCGGGCCTCATGGCCTACGACCTGGCCCGCACCCCCATGACCGGGATCCGCGCCCAGATCTGCGGCGACGCCCACGCGGCCAACTTCGGCCTCTACGGCGACGCACGCGGCGGCTTGGTCATCGACCTGAACGACTTCGACGAGACGGTCGACGGTCCCTGGGAGTGGGACCTGAAGCGGCTCGCCGCCTCCCTGGTCCTCGCGGGCCGGGAGGCCGGCGCCGACGAGGACACCTGCCGCCAGGCGGCGCACGGAGCGGCCGGCTCCTACCGCCGCACCATGCGCCTGCTGGCCGGGCTCCCCGTCCTGGACGCGTGGAACGCCATCGCCGACGAGGAGCTCGTCTCCCACACCGACGCCCATGACCTGCTGGGCACCCTGGAGCGGGTGTCGGAGAAGGCGCGGGCCAACACCAGCGGACGGTTCGCTGCGAAGTCGACCGAGCGCACCGAGAACGGCGGCCGCCGCTTCGTCGACGCGCCGCCGGTGCTGCGCCGTGTCCCCGACGAGGAGGCGGCGATCGTCGCCGCGTCCCTGGAGCACTACCTGACCACCCTCTCCGAGGACCGCCACCCGCTTCTGGCCCGCCACGCGGTCCACGACGTCGCCTTCCGCATCGTCGGCACGGGCAGCGTCGGGACGAGGTCGTACGTCGTCCTGCTGCTGGACCACCGGGGCGAACCGCTCGTCCTCCAGGTGAAGGAGGCCCGCGCGTCCGCCCTGGTGCCGCATCTGCGCACGGCTGGCTTCGAGACGCCGGAGGTCGACCACGAGGGCCGTCGGGTGGTGATCGGCCAGAAGCGCATGCAGGT
This window of the Streptomyces sp. NBC_01275 genome carries:
- a CDS encoding MMPL family transporter, whose product is MATVLYHLGRAAYRWRWFVVLLWVGVLGAAGFLAAKAPTASDEGFTMPGIESQKAFDLLEQRFPGTAADGASARIVFVAPNGEKVTAAENRKAVEKLVDEAADGSQVAAAVDPFQARTVSEDGTTAYATVTFEAKASDLTDTAKKHLETAIAQARDAGLTVEVGGDALATQPSAGGSAEAIGIAVAALVLLLTFGSLAAAGLPLLTAVVGVGVSMATIMAASEAFGLSETTGTLATMLGLACGIDYALFVVSRYREERAKGHTPREAAGLAAGTAGSAVVFAGLTVVIALAGLSVVGIPMLTKMGLAAAGAVLVGVLICLTLVPALLGFWPNAVLSRGVRKNSKRSRRKALKPHNGGSRWAGLVVRRPLPVLLLGVVGLGAVAVPALDLQLGMPGDEAKSTSTTERRAYDALADGFGPGFNGPLTIVVDAKGADDPKTAVATISKDIAATDGVVSVSPARFNEAGDTAVFSATPSTSPTDEKTKDLVQLIRDERSGIEAKAGAHYEVTGSTALNIDVAEKVQAALFPYLALVVGLAVVLLLLVFRSLLVPLKAALGFLLSVLAALGSVVLVFQQGHGAELLGVEQTGPIMSLMPIFLVGIVFGLAMDYEVFLVSRIRESYVHGDRPGQAVVSGFRHSARVVVAAALIMMAVFSGFIGAGESMIKMIGFGLAIAVFFDAFVVRMAIVPAILSLLGDKAWYLPRWLDFLLPNIDVEGEKLSHKIPAPTTPEPDQQPEPALPTAH
- a CDS encoding DUF2252 domain-containing protein, which encodes MRGTDVAGADGTGGAAGVGPRLPQVRGFAEWPVQGAASPKETGKALRTRVPRSAHAEFDLDPARPDAVTTVEESNRGRIPGLTPIRVGRMAATPFAFLRGSAGLMAYDLARTPMTGIRAQICGDAHAANFGLYGDARGGLVIDLNDFDETVDGPWEWDLKRLAASLVLAGREAGADEDTCRQAAHGAAGSYRRTMRLLAGLPVLDAWNAIADEELVSHTDAHDLLGTLERVSEKARANTSGRFAAKSTERTENGGRRFVDAPPVLRRVPDEEAAIVAASLEHYLTTLSEDRHPLLARHAVHDVAFRIVGTGSVGTRSYVVLLLDHRGEPLVLQVKEARASALVPHLRTAGFETPEVDHEGRRVVIGQKRMQVVSDILLGWTTVDGHPFQVRQFRNRKGSVDPAALAADQVDDYGRMTGALLARAHSHSADPRLIAGYCGKNEELDEATAAFAVAYADRTEADHTDLVTAVRTGRIAAETGV